One genomic segment of Caldilineales bacterium includes these proteins:
- a CDS encoding helix-turn-helix domain-containing protein, whose product MTEKRTYFPTTTAQQRRLLFEVWEATGDREEACRRAHVSQSTFYHWKPRFEAGGYEALNETNSHAPHHPHVASAEVEAQVIAMRRAHPERGKRRIADELAKGNNWVPLVSPNTVKRILVDAGLWSEAESVVKKGGRKPLAVQPKRPGKP is encoded by the coding sequence ATGACAGAGAAACGCACCTATTTCCCAACCACGACAGCGCAACAACGACGGTTGCTGTTTGAGGTATGGGAAGCAACTGGAGATCGAGAAGAGGCCTGCCGCCGGGCCCATGTGTCACAGAGTACCTTCTATCACTGGAAGCCTCGCTTTGAGGCGGGCGGGTATGAGGCTTTGAACGAGACAAACAGCCATGCGCCGCACCATCCTCACGTCGCGTCAGCAGAGGTAGAGGCACAGGTGATAGCCATGCGACGAGCGCACCCAGAACGAGGTAAGCGGCGCATAGCCGACGAGTTGGCCAAAGGGAATAACTGGGTGCCCTTGGTCAGCCCTAATACGGTGAAGCGAATCCTCGTGGATGCCGGGCTCTGGTCAGAAGCCGAGAGTGTGGTAAAAAAAGGGGGCCGGAAACCGTTGGCCGTACAGCCGAAGCGCCCGGGCAAGCCCTGA